Proteins from a single region of Candidatus Omnitrophota bacterium:
- a CDS encoding MFS transporter, with protein sequence MTHFRDVLTNKNFFFLWLGQVISNFGDRLNQMALVALVYQRNPGSEMALAKLISFTIIPVFVVGPIAGAWVDRLDRRKIMVISDILRGTLVLLIPLFIRANQILLVYLAIFLIFSIARFFIPSKMALIPELVPKDKLLVANTLNDATHMIGNVVGLVVAGVIVNIAFIGAIGGFYIDSLTFFLSAALIAMIANRSFAADVREDLAVTGQAIDNSLRRTIFSEIKEGLGYLTKYKEMRFVVYVFFLLMAGIGTISCVIIVFIQSAFGTSTRDLGFLGMFLVGGLLIGSMLYGKFCQKFSRQKAIHLSFIATGLAIIVFTIVVNHHPSIFLGGILIGLLGAAVSPIMLTTNTLAHETMPEEVRGRIFSSLEAVIHLAFLVFMFVAAYAAKFIDRFWIIISVGFVYFICGVVRLITSSRHDTSRL encoded by the coding sequence ATGACGCACTTTCGGGACGTACTTACAAACAAAAACTTCTTTTTTCTCTGGCTCGGACAGGTGATATCCAATTTCGGGGATCGCTTAAACCAGATGGCGCTCGTAGCGCTCGTTTACCAGCGTAATCCCGGTTCCGAGATGGCGCTGGCCAAACTCATATCTTTTACAATAATCCCGGTATTTGTCGTAGGCCCCATAGCCGGAGCGTGGGTCGACAGGCTCGACCGTCGCAAGATAATGGTGATATCGGACATATTGAGGGGCACCCTGGTGCTCTTAATACCGCTATTCATCCGCGCCAACCAGATACTCCTCGTATATCTTGCCATATTCCTGATATTCTCGATAGCGCGTTTCTTTATACCATCGAAGATGGCGCTCATACCGGAACTCGTTCCTAAAGATAAACTGCTCGTAGCCAATACGCTCAATGACGCGACTCATATGATAGGTAACGTCGTCGGACTCGTCGTGGCCGGTGTGATAGTGAATATAGCGTTTATCGGGGCGATAGGCGGTTTCTACATCGATAGCCTCACCTTCTTCTTATCCGCCGCGCTCATAGCGATGATAGCGAATCGTTCTTTTGCCGCGGATGTCAGGGAAGACCTGGCCGTGACCGGGCAGGCTATCGATAATTCGCTCAGGCGGACGATATTCAGTGAAATAAAAGAAGGCTTGGGGTATCTTACGAAATATAAAGAGATGCGGTTCGTGGTTTACGTATTTTTTCTCCTCATGGCCGGCATCGGCACGATATCGTGCGTCATAATCGTATTTATACAGAGCGCGTTCGGTACTTCGACCAGAGATCTCGGGTTTTTAGGGATGTTCCTTGTGGGCGGGCTTCTTATCGGGTCGATGCTTTATGGTAAATTCTGCCAGAAGTTTTCAAGACAGAAGGCGATACATTTAAGTTTCATCGCGACCGGGCTGGCTATAATAGTATTTACGATAGTGGTGAATCATCATCCCAGTATTTTCCTGGGTGGCATCCTCATAGGGTTACTCGGCGCGGCAGTGAGTCCGATAATGCTTACGACCAATACGCTGGCTCACGAAACTATGCCCGAAGAGGTCAGGGGGAGGATATTTAGTTCGCTCGAGGCTGTGATACACCTGGCATTTCTCGTGTTTATGTTCGTAGCCGCGTACGCGGCGAAATTCATAGACAGATTCTGGATAATAATATCAGTAGGTTTCGTATACTTTATATGCGGGGTGGTGCGGCTGATTACTTCTTCGCGCCATGACACTTCGAGGCTTTAG
- a CDS encoding group I intron-associated PD-(D/E)XK endonuclease, with translation MDTKLKADIAESAVVTALLKRGFRVLRPVGDRLPYDLALDVGGKLLKIQVKSAWYYNGSYTVDTRRTKTNRRRMLRSRYGENDFDFAIVYIERLEKFYVIPFFEFSTYKSGISLVETKKRQRKPRSAMYKERWELLSKGCLAGNG, from the coding sequence ATGGACACAAAGCTCAAAGCTGATATTGCAGAGTCTGCCGTTGTAACCGCGCTACTCAAAAGAGGCTTCAGAGTGCTAAGGCCGGTAGGGGATAGATTGCCCTATGATCTTGCACTCGATGTAGGTGGGAAGCTTCTAAAAATACAGGTGAAGAGCGCGTGGTATTACAATGGTAGTTATACTGTCGATACCCGCAGGACAAAGACGAATCGCCGGCGTATGTTAAGATCGCGTTATGGCGAAAACGACTTTGACTTTGCAATAGTGTACATCGAGCGGTTGGAAAAATTTTACGTTATCCCGTTTTTTGAATTTTCTACCTATAAGAGCGGTATCAGCTTGGTAGAGACGAAGAAGCGGCAACGTAAACCTAGATCGGCGATGTATAAAGAGCGATGGGAATTATTGTCCAAGGGCTGTTTAGCCGGTAACGGCTAA
- a CDS encoding patatin-like phospholipase family protein, translating into MKKVIPSLLISTSLFFAASGCATIRHPVPPDLIMKARISNVDGIRIMQGETKTALQENLLMSVKEEDPKDFPTGRDGTKEYVLLAISGGGANGAYGAGLLKGWSEAGTRPLFKVITGVSTGAIIAPFVFLGKDYDDELEMCYTNMSTKDVIGLKPPLMALFGDSLVSNAPLARTIAKMVNKDILDKIAVQHRRGRRLFVGTANLDTQRFVIWDMGVIACRGDVELFRKVIVASAAIPMIFPPSVFHVEVDGKIYDEIHVDGGTLTQVFTTYNLLEGMAHAAKGLGINPAKIKGKIYVIRNGYMTPVYKRVDDNLISLAQRSFDAIIDSQGIGDAYRIYTFARQRGTDYNLAFIPSDFVQNNKEMFDPKAMRRLFDRGYQDAAGGYKWHKSPPGIDATASDGKII; encoded by the coding sequence ATGAAGAAGGTAATACCCTCACTCCTCATTTCCACCTCTCTATTTTTTGCCGCTTCCGGATGCGCAACGATACGTCATCCTGTGCCTCCCGATCTTATTATGAAGGCCAGGATCAGCAATGTGGACGGGATACGCATAATGCAGGGCGAGACTAAGACGGCATTGCAGGAGAACTTGCTGATGTCGGTCAAAGAGGAGGACCCTAAAGATTTTCCGACCGGCCGCGACGGCACAAAAGAATACGTGCTTCTTGCCATATCAGGCGGCGGCGCTAACGGCGCTTATGGCGCCGGGTTATTGAAGGGTTGGTCGGAGGCTGGAACGCGTCCGTTATTTAAAGTCATAACAGGGGTAAGCACCGGGGCCATCATAGCTCCATTCGTTTTCCTGGGCAAAGATTATGACGATGAATTGGAAATGTGTTATACGAACATGTCGACGAAGGACGTTATCGGGCTCAAGCCTCCGCTCATGGCGTTATTTGGAGATTCCCTGGTAAGTAACGCGCCGCTCGCCAGGACGATAGCGAAAATGGTTAATAAGGACATATTGGATAAAATAGCCGTTCAGCACAGGCGGGGGCGGCGTCTTTTTGTAGGCACAGCCAATCTTGACACACAACGTTTTGTTATATGGGATATGGGGGTCATAGCATGCAGGGGTGATGTGGAATTATTCCGCAAGGTTATTGTTGCTTCGGCCGCAATACCGATGATATTCCCGCCGTCTGTATTTCATGTTGAAGTGGACGGGAAAATATACGATGAGATTCACGTTGATGGCGGAACGCTTACTCAGGTATTTACTACCTATAACCTTTTAGAGGGTATGGCGCATGCCGCGAAAGGTCTGGGTATAAATCCTGCCAAGATCAAAGGCAAAATCTATGTGATACGCAACGGCTACATGACACCGGTGTATAAGAGAGTGGACGATAACCTGATATCGCTCGCCCAGAGATCATTTGATGCGATCATCGATTCGCAGGGCATCGGCGACGCGTACAGGATATACACGTTTGCCAGACAGCGCGGTACCGATTACAATCTCGCGTTCATTCCTTCCGATTTTGTACAGAATAACAAGGAGATGTTCGATCCAAAGGCGATGAGACGACTTTTCGACAGGGGATATCAGGATGCCGCAGGCGGGTATAAGTGGCACAAGTCCCCTCCGGGCATCGATGCCACGGCTTCAGACGGAAAAATAATATAG
- a CDS encoding septum formation initiator family protein, producing MGKKKVGSFKFYIILGVLVVIFLPPFAKYQELRYKNSKLEERIESLKIENAQLAEEKRLLETDIHYVEKKAREKMGLVRKGEIVMKEVSVRK from the coding sequence ATGGGGAAGAAAAAGGTAGGATCGTTTAAATTCTATATCATCCTCGGCGTGTTGGTTGTTATATTTCTGCCGCCATTTGCGAAGTATCAGGAACTGCGCTACAAGAATAGTAAGCTCGAGGAGCGGATAGAAAGCCTGAAGATCGAGAATGCCCAGCTGGCTGAAGAGAAGAGACTGCTCGAGACGGATATCCATTACGTGGAGAAGAAGGCCCGGGAGAAAATGGGCTTAGTCCGCAAAGGCGAGATCGTCATGAAAGAGGTTTCGGTCAGGAAATAA
- a CDS encoding DNA cytosine methyltransferase encodes MVFELGELFCGPGGLAFGASQAKIETKDAVYSISHKWANDYDEDTCATYRRNIYPDKPEIVICDDVRELDLLSLPKVNAFAYGFPCNDFSLVGKQKGFQGEFGPLYTYGLTILDHSKPEFFIAENVGGIASANNGLAFKKILNDLQEAGRGYNLTAHLYKCEEYGVPQFRHRIIIVGIDKGLGLVYKVPAPTTVQKYITAREAIENPPISPDAPNSDKTTQSAIVVERLKHTKPGQNAWTANLPDHLKLNVKGAKLSQIYRRLHPDRPSYTLTGSGGGGTHGYHWSEPRALTNRERARIQSFPDDFIFEGSKESVRRQIGMAVPPKMSVEIFKAVLKTFAGIDYPSVKANINIETDLFEEELLQKVAV; translated from the coding sequence ATGGTATTTGAACTCGGAGAATTGTTTTGCGGGCCCGGCGGGTTAGCTTTTGGGGCATCGCAAGCGAAGATTGAGACTAAAGATGCCGTTTACAGCATATCCCATAAGTGGGCAAATGACTACGATGAAGATACCTGCGCTACGTACCGACGGAATATCTACCCTGACAAGCCAGAAATAGTAATATGTGATGATGTGAGAGAGCTCGATCTTTTATCCCTTCCAAAAGTTAATGCCTTTGCGTATGGATTTCCATGTAATGATTTCAGCCTTGTAGGAAAACAAAAGGGTTTTCAGGGCGAGTTTGGTCCGCTATACACATACGGTCTTACCATCCTGGATCATTCCAAGCCCGAATTTTTTATTGCGGAAAATGTTGGAGGTATAGCAAGCGCCAATAATGGCCTCGCGTTCAAAAAAATTCTTAACGATCTGCAAGAGGCCGGTCGTGGCTATAATCTGACAGCGCATCTATATAAATGCGAAGAGTATGGTGTACCGCAATTCAGGCATCGTATAATTATTGTTGGTATCGATAAAGGGCTCGGTCTCGTCTATAAAGTGCCTGCGCCCACAACGGTGCAAAAATATATCACTGCGCGTGAAGCGATCGAAAATCCTCCCATAAGTCCGGATGCGCCAAATAGTGACAAGACGACGCAGTCTGCCATCGTAGTCGAACGCCTCAAACATACCAAGCCGGGTCAAAACGCCTGGACTGCAAACCTGCCGGATCATCTCAAATTGAATGTAAAAGGCGCAAAATTGAGTCAGATTTACCGTCGGTTGCATCCCGACAGACCTTCATATACCCTGACAGGTAGCGGAGGAGGCGGAACGCACGGCTATCATTGGAGCGAGCCCCGCGCATTAACAAACAGAGAGCGGGCAAGAATACAATCCTTCCCGGATGATTTCATATTTGAAGGATCGAAGGAAAGCGTCAGGCGCCAGATCGGTATGGCGGTGCCTCCAAAAATGTCAGTCGAAATATTCAAAGCTGTATTAAAAACATTCGCAGGGATTGATTATCCATCGGTAAAAGCGAATATAAATATTGAGACCGACTTATTCGAAGAGGAACTTTTGCAGAAAGTAGCGGTATGA
- the eno gene encoding phosphopyruvate hydratase, producing MKTAIKDVIGREILDSRGNPTVEVDILLDDGSFGRAAVPSGASTGEHEAVELRDGDKTRYMGKGTLKAVANINGEIKKAIKGKDALKQGELDQLLIDLDGTPNKARLGANATLGVSLAAAKACAVSKGMSLYRYIGGDKAKILPIPMMNILNGGLHADNNVDLQEFMIMPVNANSFAEALRWGAEVFHNLKKILHDKKLSTSVGDEGGFAPNLKSNDEAIEVILAAIEKAGYKPGKDICIALDPASSSFYENGKYTLEAEQKKENSAEDMVEFYANWVAKYPIVSIEDGLAEDDWAGWKALTDRLGKTTQLVGDDLFVTNVKRLRMGIEKKVANSILIKVNQIGTLTETLDTMDLAKKHGYTSVVSHRSGETEDTTIAHLVVAMNTGQIKTGSVCRTDRICKYNELLRIEEELGKKAVYGKEIWGRKR from the coding sequence ATGAAAACTGCTATTAAAGATGTAATAGGGCGCGAGATACTGGATTCCAGGGGCAATCCTACGGTTGAGGTCGACATACTTTTGGACGACGGTTCGTTCGGCCGCGCGGCGGTGCCGAGCGGCGCATCGACGGGCGAGCACGAGGCGGTGGAGTTGCGCGACGGCGATAAGACGCGTTATATGGGGAAGGGCACGTTGAAGGCCGTAGCTAATATCAACGGTGAGATAAAGAAGGCGATCAAAGGAAAAGACGCCCTGAAACAGGGCGAGCTCGACCAACTTTTGATAGACCTGGACGGTACTCCGAATAAAGCGCGTCTTGGCGCGAACGCTACATTGGGCGTGTCGCTTGCCGCGGCAAAGGCTTGCGCGGTATCGAAGGGGATGTCTTTATACAGGTATATCGGCGGAGACAAGGCGAAGATATTACCGATACCTATGATGAATATATTGAACGGCGGACTGCATGCCGACAACAATGTCGACCTGCAGGAGTTCATGATAATGCCTGTCAACGCGAATTCTTTTGCCGAGGCGCTCAGATGGGGGGCCGAGGTATTTCATAATTTAAAGAAGATACTGCACGACAAGAAACTCTCGACCTCTGTCGGGGACGAGGGCGGATTCGCGCCGAACTTGAAATCGAATGATGAAGCGATAGAGGTTATCTTAGCGGCGATAGAGAAGGCCGGCTATAAGCCCGGCAAAGATATATGCATAGCGCTCGATCCCGCGTCGAGTTCCTTTTACGAGAACGGTAAATATACCCTCGAAGCCGAACAGAAAAAGGAAAATTCGGCTGAAGACATGGTCGAGTTCTACGCGAACTGGGTTGCGAAATATCCGATCGTATCGATAGAGGACGGCCTGGCGGAAGACGATTGGGCCGGCTGGAAGGCGCTCACCGATAGGCTCGGTAAGACGACACAGTTGGTCGGCGATGACCTTTTCGTCACGAATGTGAAGCGTCTGCGCATGGGCATCGAGAAGAAAGTCGCAAATTCCATCCTTATAAAAGTAAACCAGATAGGCACCCTTACCGAAACGCTCGATACGATGGATCTGGCGAAAAAGCACGGCTACACCTCCGTCGTTTCACACCGCTCCGGTGAGACGGAAGATACGACGATAGCGCATCTTGTGGTCGCGATGAATACCGGGCAGATAAAGACCGGCTCCGTGTGCAGAACGGACAGGATCTGCAAATATAACGAACTTCTTCGCATAGAGGAAGAGTTGGGCAAGAAAGCGGTGTACGGCAAGGAGATATGGGGAAGAAAAAGGTAG
- the trxA gene encoding thioredoxin, producing the protein MLELTQESFEEEVLRSLKPVLVDFWAPWCMPCKIIAPSVERIAHEMGSELKVMKSNVDEFPEIATELSIMNIPTLVLFKDGKEAARITGVNSKEAIESKIKSLI; encoded by the coding sequence ATGTTGGAGTTAACTCAGGAGAGTTTTGAGGAAGAGGTTTTGAGGTCGTTAAAACCGGTGCTTGTCGATTTCTGGGCGCCGTGGTGTATGCCCTGCAAGATCATTGCCCCGTCGGTGGAGCGGATAGCTCATGAGATGGGAAGTGAGCTCAAAGTGATGAAGTCGAACGTCGATGAATTCCCCGAGATAGCGACGGAATTATCCATAATGAATATACCGACGCTCGTCCTTTTCAAGGACGGCAAAGAGGCCGCCAGGATCACCGGCGTAAATTCGAAAGAAGCGATCGAGAGCAAGATAAAGTCGTTAATATAA
- the purN gene encoding phosphoribosylglycinamide formyltransferase, translated as MNIAVLCSGNGSNLQAIINKVRSGYIPAKIALVVSDNKNAFALQRAGKARIDTLVLDPEDFDTREAFDRKIIEALRAKKVGLVVLAGYMRLLSGYFIKEYENRIVNIHPSLLPSFKGTHGIKDALEYGAKVTGPTVHFVDEKLDNGPIILQKTVEIKDGDTEKTLLRRVHAEEHKIYPKAIKLFVEGKLKIKGRRVVRK; from the coding sequence GTGAATATCGCTGTCTTATGTTCGGGCAACGGTTCCAATCTCCAGGCTATCATCAATAAGGTCCGCTCGGGGTATATACCCGCGAAGATAGCGCTTGTTGTGAGTGATAATAAGAACGCGTTCGCGCTTCAGCGCGCCGGTAAAGCCCGGATAGATACACTCGTTCTGGATCCTGAAGATTTCGATACGCGCGAGGCTTTTGACAGGAAGATCATAGAGGCATTACGGGCGAAGAAGGTGGGTCTTGTAGTGCTTGCCGGTTATATGCGCCTTTTGAGCGGGTATTTCATCAAAGAGTACGAAAACCGTATCGTAAATATTCATCCGTCACTTTTGCCGTCCTTTAAAGGGACACACGGAATAAAAGACGCGCTGGAATACGGCGCAAAGGTTACCGGCCCGACGGTCCATTTCGTCGACGAGAAACTTGACAACGGGCCGATAATATTGCAGAAAACCGTAGAGATAAAAGACGGCGATACCGAGAAGACGCTTCTTCGGCGTGTGCATGCCGAGGAGCATAAAATTTATCCGAAAGCGATAAAATTGTTCGTCGAGGGAAAGTTAAAGATAAAAGGGAGGCGTGTAGTAAGAAAATGA